From Sphingomonas nostoxanthinifaciens, a single genomic window includes:
- a CDS encoding tetratricopeptide repeat protein translates to MSATEREEIEAFKRDVIEPSMDALVILDFWAEWCGPCKQLGPVLEKVAAAYANKGVKLVKVDVDQQKLIASQFRVRSIPTVYAIFQGQPVADLTPARTEGQITQMLDQILRQLPINGADDQLQEDIAPLIEMGEQVLAEGDAERALSIFGQLAEMAPEDPAVVSGHVRALLAAGHVDEAQAVLDALPEDKAKDPAIARARAAVALAGETGLAGDLAALRVRVAADPTDQDARYELAGALMASGDRDGAADLLLDSIAQDRDWNENAARKRLLTLFEATGLEDPWVAAQRRRLSAILFG, encoded by the coding sequence CTGAGCGCCACCGAGCGCGAGGAGATCGAAGCGTTCAAGCGCGACGTGATCGAGCCGTCGATGGACGCGCTGGTGATCCTCGATTTCTGGGCCGAATGGTGCGGCCCCTGCAAGCAACTCGGCCCGGTGCTGGAGAAGGTCGCTGCGGCCTACGCCAATAAGGGCGTCAAGCTGGTCAAGGTCGACGTCGACCAGCAGAAGCTGATCGCGAGCCAGTTCCGCGTCCGCTCGATCCCGACCGTCTATGCGATCTTCCAGGGCCAGCCCGTCGCCGATCTCACGCCCGCGCGCACGGAGGGCCAGATCACGCAGATGCTGGACCAGATCCTGCGCCAGCTTCCGATCAACGGTGCCGACGACCAATTGCAGGAGGATATCGCCCCGCTGATCGAGATGGGCGAACAGGTGCTGGCCGAGGGCGACGCCGAGCGTGCGCTCTCGATCTTCGGACAGCTCGCCGAAATGGCGCCGGAGGATCCCGCGGTGGTGAGCGGCCATGTGCGCGCTTTGCTCGCCGCTGGTCATGTCGACGAGGCGCAGGCCGTGCTGGACGCTCTGCCCGAGGACAAGGCGAAGGATCCCGCCATCGCGCGGGCGCGCGCAGCGGTGGCGCTGGCGGGCGAGACCGGCCTGGCCGGCGATCTCGCCGCGCTGCGCGTGCGCGTCGCCGCCGATCCGACCGATCAGGACGCGCGCTACGAACTCGCCGGCGCGTTGATGGCGAGCGGCGACCGCGACGGCGCGGCGGACCTATTGCTCGATTCGATCGCGCAGGATCGCGACTGGAACGAGAATGCCGCGCGCAAGCGGCTGCTCACCTTGTTCGAGGCGACCGGGCTCGAGGATCCGTGGGTGGCGGCGCAGCGGCGGCGGCTCTCGGCGATATTGTTCGGCTGA
- a CDS encoding KTSC domain-containing protein: MPSTAIRATAYDEDDRRLDVTFVTGRRYAYRDVPPEIFEELEKAPSKGRYFNEAIRDRFPFTRKR; this comes from the coding sequence ATGCCGTCCACCGCGATCCGCGCCACCGCTTATGACGAAGACGATCGCCGGCTCGACGTGACCTTCGTCACCGGACGCCGTTACGCCTATCGCGACGTACCGCCCGAGATATTCGAGGAGCTGGAGAAGGCCCCATCCAAGGGGCGCTACTTCAACGAAGCGATCCGCGATCGCTTTCCGTTCACACGGAAGCGATGA
- a CDS encoding PHA/PHB synthase family protein, with product MADEATKDTDTLLKEMSHWTGIAGEMQQLMMEHGASVLLKMGDDTAAGLATTPLPSTDQMLAAQKAWWQETAATWRKMMPLSPESAAAATGDRRFAGVEWREPIFDMIRQTYTAIADQLLAGIARVEGLDPKQKEQLLFLTRNFVEAMSPSNFALTNPQVFDKIIETGGRNLVVGLERILADVGRGQISHTAADAFEIGRNIATTPGKVVKETALYQLIHYAPTTPNVKATPLLIFPPWINRFYILDLRPEKSFVRWALDQGLSVFMVSWKSADASMAGTLMDDYILAGEHDAIDTVRDLLNVPSVHVIGYCVAGTAMAMLLAWLAARGEGEKVASATFFTAQVDFSQAGDLSLFVDDAQIGLINSFATDGFLDGRYLAATFNLLRGRDLIWNYVVNNYLLANDYAPFDLLHWNSDVTNLPAEWHRRYLSDLYRDNLLVKAGGLSVAEVPIDLSQVRTPSYVQAGREDHIAPPESVWKLTHHFAGPLRFVLAGSGHIAGVVNPPAANKYGYWTNDAKVPTLAEFVAGATEHKGSWWPDWISWIDTLSGDDVAADGARIPGQGKLPAIEDAPGRYVRTR from the coding sequence ATGGCGGATGAAGCGACCAAGGATACCGACACCCTCCTGAAGGAAATGTCGCACTGGACCGGCATCGCCGGCGAGATGCAGCAGCTGATGATGGAACATGGCGCGTCCGTGTTGCTGAAGATGGGCGACGACACCGCCGCCGGCCTCGCGACGACGCCGCTGCCGAGCACCGACCAGATGCTTGCTGCGCAGAAAGCGTGGTGGCAGGAAACTGCCGCGACGTGGCGCAAAATGATGCCGCTGTCGCCCGAAAGCGCCGCCGCCGCGACGGGCGACCGCCGCTTCGCCGGGGTGGAATGGCGCGAGCCGATCTTCGACATGATCCGGCAGACCTATACGGCGATCGCCGACCAGCTGCTGGCCGGGATCGCACGGGTCGAGGGGCTGGATCCCAAGCAGAAGGAGCAGTTGCTGTTCCTCACGCGCAACTTCGTCGAGGCGATGAGCCCATCCAACTTCGCGCTGACCAACCCGCAGGTGTTCGACAAGATCATCGAGACGGGCGGCCGCAACCTGGTGGTCGGGCTCGAACGGATCCTCGCCGACGTCGGCCGCGGCCAGATCAGCCACACCGCCGCCGACGCGTTCGAGATCGGCCGCAACATCGCCACCACGCCCGGCAAGGTCGTCAAGGAGACCGCGCTCTACCAGCTGATCCATTATGCGCCGACGACGCCGAACGTGAAGGCGACGCCGCTGCTGATCTTCCCGCCATGGATCAACCGCTTCTACATTCTCGACCTGCGGCCCGAGAAGAGCTTCGTGCGCTGGGCGCTCGACCAGGGGCTGTCGGTGTTCATGGTGTCGTGGAAGTCGGCCGACGCCAGCATGGCCGGCACGCTGATGGACGATTACATCCTTGCGGGCGAGCATGACGCGATCGACACGGTGCGCGACCTGCTCAACGTGCCGAGCGTGCATGTGATCGGCTATTGCGTCGCCGGCACCGCGATGGCGATGCTGCTGGCGTGGCTTGCGGCACGCGGCGAGGGCGAGAAGGTGGCGAGCGCGACCTTCTTCACCGCGCAGGTCGATTTCAGCCAGGCGGGCGACCTGTCGCTGTTCGTGGACGACGCCCAGATCGGCCTCATCAACAGCTTCGCCACCGACGGCTTCCTCGACGGGCGTTATCTCGCCGCGACGTTCAACTTGCTGCGCGGGCGCGACCTGATCTGGAACTATGTCGTCAACAATTACCTGCTGGCGAACGATTATGCGCCGTTCGACCTGCTGCATTGGAACAGCGACGTCACCAATCTGCCGGCCGAATGGCACCGGCGCTATCTGTCCGATCTCTACCGCGACAATCTGCTGGTGAAGGCGGGCGGGCTGAGCGTGGCCGAGGTGCCGATCGACCTCTCCCAAGTGCGCACCCCCAGCTACGTCCAGGCCGGCCGTGAGGATCATATCGCGCCGCCGGAAAGCGTGTGGAAGCTGACCCACCATTTCGCCGGCCCGCTGCGCTTCGTGCTGGCGGGCTCGGGCCACATCGCCGGCGTGGTCAATCCGCCCGCCGCCAACAAATACGGCTATTGGACCAACGACGCCAAGGTGCCGACGCTGGCGGAATTCGTCGCCGGTGCGACCGAGCATAAGGGAAGTTGGTGGCCCGACTGGATCAGCTGGATCGATACACTTTCAGGCGATGACGTCGCCGCCGACGGCGCGCGCATCCCCGGCCAGGGCAAGCTGCCCGCGATCGAGGACGCCCCAGGGCGCTACGTGCGCACGCGCTGA
- a CDS encoding LL-diaminopimelate aminotransferase — translation MTEDFYRIRRLPPYVFAEVNAMKAAARAAGEDIIDLGMGNPDGAPAPHVIEKLCEVARNPNAHGYSASSGIPGLKKAQAGYYARRFGVELDPAKEVVVTLGSKEGLANLAQAITAPGDVVLAPNPSYPIHTFGFIIAGAAIRSIPAAPGPDFFRRLEHAIAYTVPKPSVLVIGYPSNPTAYVADLKFYEQVVAFAKEHKLWVLSDLAYAEIYFGDTPTPSILQVPGAMDVAIEFTSMSKTYSMAGWRIGFAVGNRTLISALTRVKSYLDYGAFTPIQAAAVAAINGPQDIVEANRKLYRGRRDVLVESFGRSGWDIPPPDASMFAWAPIPPALHHLGSLEFSKQLLTHANVAVAPGTGFGEEGEGYVRIALVENEHRIRQAARNLKRYLVSMGVNVPASQAV, via the coding sequence ATGACCGAGGATTTCTACCGCATCCGCCGTTTGCCCCCTTACGTGTTCGCCGAAGTGAACGCGATGAAGGCGGCGGCGCGCGCGGCGGGCGAGGACATCATCGACCTCGGGATGGGCAATCCCGACGGTGCGCCCGCGCCGCACGTGATCGAGAAATTGTGTGAGGTAGCGCGCAATCCCAATGCGCACGGCTATTCCGCCTCGTCGGGCATCCCCGGCCTGAAGAAGGCGCAGGCCGGCTATTATGCCCGGCGCTTCGGGGTCGAGCTCGATCCCGCCAAGGAAGTGGTGGTCACGCTCGGCTCGAAGGAGGGGCTCGCCAACCTTGCGCAGGCGATCACCGCGCCGGGCGACGTCGTGCTCGCGCCGAACCCGAGCTATCCGATCCACACGTTCGGCTTCATCATCGCGGGCGCCGCGATCCGATCGATCCCGGCGGCGCCGGGGCCGGATTTCTTCCGCCGGCTGGAACATGCGATCGCCTATACCGTGCCGAAGCCGTCGGTGCTGGTGATCGGCTATCCTTCCAATCCAACGGCTTACGTCGCGGACCTGAAATTCTACGAGCAGGTCGTCGCGTTTGCCAAGGAGCATAAGCTCTGGGTACTGAGCGATCTCGCTTATGCCGAAATCTATTTCGGCGACACGCCGACGCCGTCGATCCTGCAGGTGCCGGGGGCGATGGACGTGGCGATCGAGTTCACCTCGATGTCCAAGACCTATTCGATGGCGGGGTGGCGGATCGGCTTCGCGGTGGGCAACCGCACGTTGATCTCGGCGCTGACGCGCGTGAAGTCCTACCTCGATTATGGCGCCTTCACCCCGATCCAGGCGGCGGCGGTGGCGGCGATCAACGGCCCGCAGGATATCGTCGAGGCCAACCGCAAGCTCTACCGCGGCCGCCGCGACGTGCTGGTCGAAAGCTTCGGCCGGTCTGGCTGGGACATTCCGCCGCCCGACGCGTCGATGTTCGCATGGGCGCCGATCCCACCGGCATTGCACCACCTCGGCAGCCTCGAATTTTCCAAGCAGCTGCTCACCCATGCCAATGTCGCCGTGGCCCCCGGCACCGGCTTCGGCGAGGAAGGCGAGGGCTATGTGCGGATCGCCTTGGTCGAGAACGAGCATCGCATCCGCCAGGCGGCGCGCAATCTGAAGCGCTATCTCGTCAGCATGGGCGTGAACGTGCCGGCCTCGCAGGCGGTCTGA
- a CDS encoding valine--tRNA ligase, translating to MTIDKTFHPAQIEAHWYPHWETTGAFRPARETAEPFTIVIPPPNVTGSLHIGHALDVTLQDILVRHARLQGKDALWVVGTDHAGIATQMVVERNLGSQGVKRQDMSRAAFIEHVWEWKAQSGGAITGQLRRLGASCDWANERFTMDAGFSKAVSHVFVELYRQGLLYRDKRLVNWDPHFRTAISDLEVETKERHGQFWHLTYPLEDGSDTISVATTRPETMLADMAIAVHPDDARYTALVGKRIRLPITGRLIPIVADEHADPELGSGAVKITPGHDFNDFEVGVRAGIKPADMLNMLDADAKVAQTADGLIPADLIGLDRFEARDTIVALLAEAGALEKVEDRVIQTPYGDRSGVVIEPWLTDQWYVDAQTLAGPALDAVRSGDIRVVPETWKKTWYNWLENIQPWCVSRQLWWGHQIPAWYDEDGQVYVAEDEAAAQAQAGNKRLTRDSDVLDTWFSSALWPFGTLGWPEHGADQALSPAGRGLGEGERGAAEHAPSASDTLTQPSPSRERAEGNSLLSRHYPNDVLISGFDILFFWDARMAMQGLHFMKEKPWKTLYLHGLVRDANGAKMSKSKGNTVDPLGLIEKYGADALRFTLAAMESQGRDIKLDEKRVEGYRNFATKLWNAARFAQGQGIGGSTTLEPPAATLAVNRWILAEAVKTIQALDLAIADLRYDEMANTIYHFVWDTFCDWYLELIKPVLQDEGAEGAGETRAVAGWVLDQILILLHPFMPFITEELWHKLAERDHDIIVAHWPMADARAIDPDAVAEVEWLIRLISEIRSARTELNVPPGARLPLAVNDAGVATAGRLARNLSTLQRLARVAELADQVAPGGAAQIVVDEATFVLPLQGVIDLAAERGRLDKAAAAAEKEAAGLAGRLGNPAFVEKAKPEAVAKAREDHAAKTAEAERLRAALARLG from the coding sequence ATGACCATCGACAAGACCTTCCACCCCGCGCAGATCGAGGCGCATTGGTATCCGCATTGGGAGACGACCGGCGCGTTCCGCCCGGCACGTGAGACGGCCGAGCCGTTCACGATCGTCATCCCGCCACCCAATGTCACGGGCTCGCTCCACATCGGCCACGCGCTCGACGTGACGCTGCAGGACATCCTCGTCCGCCATGCGCGGCTGCAGGGCAAGGATGCCCTCTGGGTGGTCGGCACCGATCACGCCGGCATCGCCACGCAGATGGTGGTCGAGCGCAACCTCGGCAGCCAGGGCGTCAAGCGGCAGGATATGAGCCGCGCAGCCTTCATCGAGCATGTGTGGGAGTGGAAGGCGCAGTCAGGTGGCGCGATCACCGGCCAACTCCGCCGCCTCGGCGCATCGTGCGACTGGGCGAACGAGCGCTTCACGATGGATGCCGGCTTCTCCAAGGCGGTTTCGCACGTCTTTGTCGAGCTTTACCGGCAGGGGCTGCTGTATCGTGACAAGCGGCTGGTCAATTGGGATCCGCATTTCCGCACCGCAATCTCGGACCTTGAGGTCGAGACCAAGGAGCGCCACGGCCAATTCTGGCACCTGACCTATCCGTTGGAGGACGGCTCGGACACGATCTCGGTCGCGACCACGCGGCCCGAGACGATGCTGGCCGACATGGCAATCGCGGTCCATCCGGACGATGCGCGCTACACTGCATTGGTGGGCAAGCGCATCCGCCTGCCGATCACCGGCCGCCTGATCCCGATCGTCGCCGACGAGCATGCCGATCCGGAGCTCGGTTCGGGCGCGGTGAAGATCACACCAGGCCACGATTTCAACGACTTCGAAGTGGGTGTTCGCGCCGGGATCAAGCCTGCGGACATGCTCAACATGCTCGATGCCGATGCGAAGGTGGCGCAGACCGCCGACGGGCTGATCCCCGCCGACCTGATCGGGCTCGACCGGTTCGAGGCGCGCGACACGATCGTGGCGCTGCTGGCCGAGGCGGGCGCGCTGGAGAAGGTCGAGGATCGCGTGATCCAGACGCCTTATGGCGATCGCTCGGGTGTAGTGATCGAGCCGTGGCTGACCGACCAATGGTATGTCGACGCGCAGACGCTCGCTGGCCCGGCGCTGGACGCAGTGCGCTCGGGCGACATCCGCGTCGTTCCCGAGACGTGGAAGAAGACCTGGTATAACTGGCTGGAAAATATCCAGCCATGGTGCGTCAGTCGCCAATTGTGGTGGGGGCACCAGATCCCGGCATGGTATGACGAGGACGGCCAGGTCTACGTCGCAGAAGACGAGGCGGCGGCGCAGGCGCAAGCCGGCAACAAACGACTGACCCGCGACAGCGACGTGCTCGACACGTGGTTCTCGTCGGCGCTGTGGCCGTTCGGCACGCTCGGCTGGCCGGAGCATGGCGCCGATCAAGCCCTCTCCCCGGCGGGGAGAGGGTTGGGTGAGGGGGAGCGAGGCGCAGCCGAGCACGCCCCGTCGGCGTCGGACACCCTCACCCAACCCTCTCCCTCAAGGGAGAGGGCTGAAGGGAACTCGCTTCTCTCGCGCCATTATCCCAACGACGTGCTGATCTCGGGCTTCGACATCCTGTTCTTCTGGGATGCGCGCATGGCGATGCAGGGCCTTCATTTCATGAAGGAAAAGCCCTGGAAGACGCTCTACCTGCACGGGCTCGTCCGCGACGCGAACGGCGCCAAGATGTCGAAGTCGAAGGGCAACACCGTCGACCCGCTCGGCCTGATCGAGAAATATGGCGCCGATGCGCTGCGCTTCACGCTGGCGGCGATGGAGAGCCAGGGGCGCGACATCAAGCTCGATGAGAAGCGTGTCGAGGGCTATCGAAACTTCGCGACCAAGCTGTGGAACGCCGCACGCTTCGCGCAGGGCCAGGGAATCGGCGGATCGACCACGCTGGAGCCGCCGGCCGCGACGCTGGCGGTCAATCGCTGGATCCTCGCCGAGGCGGTGAAGACCATCCAGGCGCTCGATCTCGCCATCGCCGACCTGCGTTATGACGAGATGGCGAACACCATCTATCACTTCGTGTGGGATACGTTCTGCGACTGGTATCTGGAGCTTATCAAGCCGGTCCTGCAGGACGAAGGTGCCGAGGGCGCGGGCGAGACGCGCGCGGTGGCGGGCTGGGTGCTCGATCAGATCCTGATCCTGCTCCACCCGTTCATGCCGTTCATCACCGAGGAGCTCTGGCACAAGCTTGCGGAGCGCGACCACGACATCATCGTCGCGCACTGGCCGATGGCCGATGCGCGCGCGATCGATCCGGACGCGGTCGCCGAGGTGGAGTGGTTGATCCGGCTGATCAGCGAGATCCGCTCGGCGCGCACCGAGCTGAACGTGCCGCCGGGCGCGCGCCTGCCGCTGGCGGTGAACGATGCCGGCGTGGCGACCGCCGGCCGGCTCGCGCGCAACCTGTCAACGCTCCAGCGGCTCGCCCGCGTCGCCGAGCTGGCGGATCAGGTCGCGCCGGGCGGGGCGGCACAGATCGTGGTGGACGAAGCGACGTTCGTTCTGCCCCTCCAAGGCGTGATCGATCTCGCCGCCGAGCGTGGGCGCCTCGACAAGGCGGCAGCGGCGGCGGAGAAGGAGGCGGCGGGGCTCGCCGGCCGGCTCGGCAACCCGGCATTCGTCGAGAAGGCCAAGCCCGAGGCCGTCGCCAAGGCGCGCGAGGACCACGCCGCCAAGACCGCCGAGGCGGAGCGGCTGCGCGCTGCGCTCGCAAGGCTGGGGTGA